In one Pseudomonas fitomaticsae genomic region, the following are encoded:
- the cmk gene encoding (d)CMP kinase, whose translation MNNIAPVITIDGPSGSGKGTVAGILAKRLGWNLLDSGALYRLLAFAAHNHGVDLTNEELLKKLAAHLDVQFIAATDGQLQRIILEGDEVSDVIRTESVGSGASQVAALPAVREALLQRQRAFQEAPGLVADGRDMGTVVFPNAPLKIFLTASAEERARRRYLQLKGKVEGVSLSSLLDEIRARDERDTQRAVAPLKPAADAIQLDSTELSIDQVLERIMSEIAIRDIAG comes from the coding sequence GTGAACAACATTGCACCGGTCATCACCATCGATGGGCCAAGCGGCTCGGGCAAAGGCACCGTAGCCGGGATTCTGGCCAAGCGTCTGGGCTGGAACCTGCTTGATTCCGGTGCGCTGTATCGGCTGCTGGCATTTGCTGCGCACAACCATGGTGTCGACCTGACCAATGAAGAGCTGCTGAAGAAACTGGCCGCTCATCTGGATGTGCAGTTCATCGCGGCGACCGACGGTCAGCTGCAACGCATCATTCTGGAAGGGGATGAAGTGAGCGATGTCATTCGCACTGAAAGCGTCGGTTCCGGCGCTTCTCAGGTGGCTGCATTGCCGGCTGTGCGAGAGGCGCTGCTGCAGCGCCAGCGTGCTTTCCAGGAAGCGCCGGGCCTGGTGGCCGATGGTCGCGACATGGGCACGGTGGTTTTTCCGAACGCGCCATTGAAGATTTTCCTCACTGCCAGTGCCGAGGAGCGGGCGCGTCGTCGATATTTGCAGTTGAAGGGCAAAGTCGAGGGTGTTAGTCTGTCGAGTCTGCTAGATGAGATCCGTGCGCGCGACGAGCGTGATACCCAGCGAGCGGTGGCCCCGCTCAAGCCGGCGGCCGACGCCATACAGCTGGATTCCACGGAGTTGTCCATCGATCAGGTGCTTGAACGCATCATGAGCGAGATCGCCATTCGCGATATCGCCGGGTGA
- the rpsA gene encoding 30S ribosomal protein S1, whose translation MSESFAELFEESLKTLNLQAGSIITGVIVDIDYQARWVTVHAGLKSEALIPLEQFYNDAGELNINVGDEVHVALDSVEDGFGETKLSREKAKRAECWIVLEAAFAAEEVVKGVINGKVKGGFTVDVNGIRAFLPGSLVDVRPVRDTTHLEGKELEFKVIKLDQKRNNVVVSRRSVLEAENSAEREALLESLQEGQQVKGIVKNLTDYGAFVDLGGVDGLLHITDMAWKRIKHPSEIVNVGDEIDVKVLKYDRERNRVSLGLKQLGEDPWVAIKARYPESTRVTARVTNLTDYGCFAELEEGVEGLVHVSEMDWTNKNIHPSKVVQVGDEVEVMVLDIDEERRRISLGIKQCKSNPWEDFSGQFNKGDKISGTIKSITDFGIFIGLDGGIDGLVHLSDISWNEVGEEAVRRFKKGDELDTVILSVDPERERISLGIKQLESDPFSEYVSVNDKGAIVKGTVKEVDAKGAIIVLADDIEATLKASEISRDRVEDARNALKEGQEVEAKIISVDRKSRQISLSIKSKDDAEEKEAIQSLKAAPEGEAADTTMAALLRQAMAKQN comes from the coding sequence ATGAGCGAAAGCTTTGCGGAACTCTTTGAAGAAAGCCTAAAGACCCTGAACCTTCAGGCAGGCTCCATCATCACCGGTGTTATCGTTGATATCGATTACCAGGCTCGCTGGGTAACCGTTCACGCTGGCCTGAAGTCCGAAGCACTGATCCCTCTGGAGCAGTTCTACAACGACGCTGGCGAACTGAACATCAACGTCGGTGACGAAGTTCACGTTGCGCTGGACTCGGTTGAAGACGGTTTCGGTGAAACCAAGCTGTCCCGTGAAAAAGCCAAGCGCGCTGAATGCTGGATCGTTCTGGAAGCAGCCTTCGCAGCTGAGGAAGTGGTCAAGGGCGTTATCAACGGTAAGGTTAAAGGCGGCTTCACTGTCGACGTTAACGGCATCCGTGCGTTCCTGCCAGGTTCCCTGGTTGACGTCCGTCCAGTGCGCGACACCACGCACCTGGAAGGCAAAGAGCTGGAATTCAAGGTCATCAAACTGGACCAGAAGCGCAACAACGTTGTCGTTTCCCGTCGCAGCGTCCTGGAAGCCGAGAACTCCGCCGAGCGTGAAGCTCTGCTGGAATCCCTGCAGGAAGGCCAGCAAGTCAAAGGTATCGTCAAAAACCTCACCGATTACGGCGCATTCGTCGATCTGGGTGGCGTGGACGGCCTGCTGCACATCACCGACATGGCGTGGAAGCGTATCAAGCACCCTTCCGAAATCGTCAATGTTGGCGACGAGATCGACGTCAAGGTTCTGAAGTACGATCGCGAGCGCAATCGTGTTTCCCTGGGCCTGAAGCAACTGGGTGAAGATCCATGGGTTGCTATCAAAGCCCGTTACCCAGAAAGCACTCGCGTTACCGCTCGTGTAACCAACCTGACCGACTACGGCTGCTTCGCTGAGCTGGAAGAAGGCGTTGAAGGTCTGGTACACGTTTCGGAAATGGACTGGACCAACAAGAACATCCACCCTTCGAAAGTCGTACAAGTCGGCGACGAAGTGGAAGTCATGGTTCTGGACATCGACGAAGAGCGTCGTCGTATCTCCCTGGGCATCAAGCAGTGCAAGTCGAACCCATGGGAAGACTTCTCTGGCCAGTTCAACAAGGGCGACAAGATCTCCGGCACCATCAAGTCGATCACCGATTTCGGTATCTTCATTGGTCTGGACGGCGGCATCGACGGTCTGGTTCACCTGTCCGACATCTCCTGGAACGAAGTGGGCGAAGAAGCCGTGCGTCGTTTCAAGAAGGGCGACGAGCTGGACACCGTTATCCTGTCGGTTGACCCGGAGCGTGAGCGTATCTCCCTGGGTATCAAGCAACTGGAAAGCGATCCGTTCTCCGAGTACGTCTCGGTTAACGACAAAGGCGCAATCGTTAAGGGCACTGTGAAAGAAGTTGACGCCAAAGGCGCCATCATCGTTCTGGCCGACGATATCGAAGCGACTCTGAAAGCCTCCGAAATCAGCCGTGACCGCGTTGAAGACGCGCGTAACGCTCTGAAAGAAGGCCAGGAAGTTGAAGCCAAGATCATCAGCGTTGATCGTAAGAGCCGTCAGATCAGCCTCTCCATCAAGTCGAAAGACGACGCTGAAGAGAAAGAAGCTATCCAGAGCCTGAAAGCAGCTCCGGAAGGCGAAGCAGCTGACACCACCATGGCGGCACTGCTGCGTCAAGCAATGGCCAAACAGAACTGA